A single genomic interval of Rosistilla ulvae harbors:
- a CDS encoding adenosine kinase, with product MKYDVYGVGNALVDIQARVSDQVLAATGFDKGIMTLVDDIQQQSVLSSLGDVSLNRCAGGSAANTIVGIADFGGKVAYAGKVSGDEVGDFFLKDMRDLGISIEVAPAASGPTGTCAVLISEDAQRTMLTNLGVSITLSEADIDEAEIAQAKYLYVEGYLLTGESTKAAAYKAIDCAKRNNVKVAFTASDPFLVNTMRDEIWSLIEGPVDLFFCNEEEAKSLTKLTDPIACAAEIHKHCENVAMTLGANGSIIMHGGESFPIEGVATEAIDTTGAGDMYAGGVLYGITNGMSWKQAGHLGSHAASRIVSQLGARMEKKFSPEEIKQLMA from the coding sequence ATGAAGTACGACGTATACGGCGTTGGAAACGCCTTGGTAGATATTCAAGCCCGCGTCAGCGACCAAGTCTTGGCCGCGACAGGATTTGACAAAGGGATCATGACGCTAGTCGACGACATCCAACAGCAAAGCGTGCTGTCGAGTTTGGGCGACGTTTCGTTGAACCGCTGTGCCGGCGGATCGGCAGCAAACACGATCGTCGGAATCGCCGACTTTGGCGGCAAGGTCGCCTACGCGGGAAAGGTCAGCGGCGATGAGGTCGGCGACTTCTTTTTGAAGGACATGCGTGATCTGGGAATTTCGATCGAAGTTGCCCCTGCGGCATCGGGACCGACCGGAACCTGTGCGGTCTTGATCAGCGAAGACGCACAGCGAACGATGCTGACCAATCTCGGCGTCTCGATCACGCTCAGCGAAGCTGATATCGATGAAGCCGAAATCGCACAGGCCAAGTACCTGTACGTCGAAGGTTATCTATTGACCGGCGAATCGACCAAGGCGGCTGCTTACAAGGCGATCGATTGTGCCAAGCGGAACAACGTCAAAGTTGCCTTCACCGCATCGGATCCTTTTTTGGTAAACACGATGCGAGACGAGATCTGGAGCCTGATCGAAGGTCCCGTCGACCTGTTCTTCTGCAACGAAGAAGAAGCGAAGAGCCTGACCAAGCTAACCGATCCAATCGCCTGTGCCGCAGAGATTCACAAGCACTGCGAAAACGTTGCGATGACCTTAGGGGCCAACGGATCGATCATCATGCACGGCGGTGAATCGTTCCCGATCGAAGGTGTCGCGACCGAGGCGATCGACACCACGGGAGCTGGCGACATGTATGCCGGCGGCGTGTTGTACGGCATCACCAACGGCATGTCGTGGAAACAAGCCGGCCACTTGGGGTCGCATGCGGCCAGCCGAATCGTGTCGCAGTTGGGCGCCCGCATGGAAAAGAAGTTCAGCCCCGAAGAGATCAAGCAACTGATGGCCTAA
- a CDS encoding sugar phosphate isomerase/epimerase family protein: protein MIQAQDRRGFLRTGIAAGAAALSLGSLGRTALAQAATKPKFKISLAEWSLHRTIRGGKLDNLQFAETAKNEFGIEGIEYVNQFFKDKAKDAAYLAELNKRAADNGVTQLLIMIDGEGRLGDPDEKKRTQAVENHYKWVEAAKELGCHSVRVNAGSSGEYKEQQKLASDGLRRLSEFAKPHGLNVIVENHGGLSSNGKWLAGTIEMVGLDNCGTLPDFGNFYINRGTGEKYDNYLGTEELMPFAKAVSAKAHKFDDQGNEANLDYARLMKIVLDTGYDGWVGIEWEGGTPDEYEGIRLTKKLLERFQ from the coding sequence ATGATTCAAGCACAAGATCGACGCGGATTTCTGCGCACCGGTATCGCCGCTGGCGCTGCAGCGCTTTCGCTGGGCAGCCTCGGGCGGACAGCTTTGGCCCAGGCGGCGACGAAGCCTAAGTTTAAGATCTCGCTGGCCGAATGGTCGCTGCATCGCACGATCCGCGGCGGCAAGCTGGACAACTTGCAATTCGCTGAGACTGCCAAAAACGAATTTGGCATCGAGGGGATCGAATATGTAAACCAGTTCTTCAAGGACAAAGCGAAAGACGCGGCGTATCTTGCCGAATTGAACAAGCGAGCGGCGGACAATGGCGTCACGCAACTGTTGATCATGATCGACGGCGAAGGCCGATTGGGCGATCCCGACGAAAAGAAGCGAACGCAAGCTGTCGAGAACCATTACAAGTGGGTCGAAGCTGCCAAGGAACTCGGCTGCCACAGCGTTCGCGTCAACGCCGGCAGTTCGGGCGAATACAAAGAACAGCAGAAATTGGCATCCGATGGTCTTCGCCGTTTGAGCGAATTTGCCAAGCCGCACGGCTTGAACGTGATCGTGGAAAACCACGGTGGCCTGTCGTCCAACGGCAAATGGCTCGCGGGCACGATCGAGATGGTCGGCTTGGATAACTGCGGCACCCTGCCCGACTTCGGCAACTTCTATATCAATCGCGGAACCGGCGAAAAATACGACAACTACCTTGGGACCGAGGAGTTGATGCCTTTCGCAAAGGCTGTCAGCGCCAAGGCACACAAGTTCGACGACCAGGGGAACGAAGCCAATCTGGACTACGCTCGCTTGATGAAGATCGTCTTGGACACCGGTTACGACGGATGGGTCGGAATCGAATGGGAAGGCGGAACGCCGGATGAATACGAAGGTATTCGATTGACCAAGAAGCTGCTGGAACGCTTCCAATAA
- the mqnC gene encoding cyclic dehypoxanthinyl futalosine synthase, whose translation MSSGSTTQPQTNTQAILDKAVAGERISFEEGLHLLQTDDLSLAKLGAAADAITRRLHPEPYRTYNIDRNINYTNVCTAVCDFCAFYRGPKSDEGYVLPREELLQKVAETVQLGGNQILMQGGLHPKYKLDWYEELLQDIVSNYPSINVHGFSPPEIHHFTKINNLSLREVLSRLKAAGLGSLPGGGAEILVDRVRSEITRGKVMTDDWLNVMRVWHELGGISSATMMFGHVETLAERIEHLDRLRQLQDETGGFTAFICWTFQPEHTEMDHVAPAGSFEYLKMQAVARLFLDNIPNIQSSWVTQGSKIGQLALLYGANDMGSLMIEENVVAEAGTVHYQSLRRIRESIEEIGYQARQRDVHYNLVDPELERRAIEANGDLGPKELVQLNALQ comes from the coding sequence ATGTCCAGCGGATCGACGACGCAACCTCAAACCAATACGCAAGCGATACTCGACAAAGCGGTCGCGGGCGAGCGGATCAGTTTCGAGGAAGGATTGCATCTGTTGCAGACCGACGACCTGTCGCTGGCCAAATTGGGTGCGGCGGCCGACGCGATCACGCGGCGTCTGCATCCCGAGCCGTATCGAACCTACAACATCGATCGCAACATCAACTACACAAACGTCTGCACCGCGGTCTGCGATTTCTGCGCGTTCTATCGGGGACCGAAGAGCGACGAAGGCTATGTCTTGCCGCGTGAGGAACTGCTGCAAAAAGTGGCCGAGACGGTGCAACTGGGCGGTAATCAGATTCTGATGCAAGGCGGCCTGCACCCGAAGTACAAGCTCGATTGGTACGAGGAACTGCTGCAGGACATCGTCTCGAACTACCCCAGCATCAACGTCCACGGCTTCAGCCCTCCCGAGATCCATCACTTCACGAAGATCAACAACCTGTCGTTGCGAGAGGTCTTGAGTCGCCTGAAGGCAGCCGGTTTGGGAAGCTTGCCCGGCGGCGGTGCCGAGATTCTTGTCGACCGCGTGCGGTCGGAGATCACGCGTGGCAAAGTGATGACCGACGACTGGTTGAACGTGATGCGAGTGTGGCACGAACTGGGCGGTATCAGTTCGGCCACGATGATGTTTGGGCATGTCGAAACGCTCGCCGAACGGATCGAACACCTCGACCGCTTGCGTCAGCTGCAGGATGAAACCGGCGGCTTCACAGCCTTCATCTGCTGGACTTTCCAACCCGAACATACCGAGATGGATCACGTCGCGCCGGCGGGATCGTTTGAATATCTGAAGATGCAAGCTGTCGCGCGGCTGTTCTTAGACAACATTCCCAACATTCAAAGCAGCTGGGTGACGCAGGGCTCAAAGATCGGCCAGCTGGCGTTGCTGTACGGCGCCAACGACATGGGCAGCTTGATGATCGAAGAGAATGTTGTCGCCGAAGCGGGGACGGTTCACTACCAATCGCTGCGTCGGATTCGCGAATCGATCGAAGAGATTGGGTACCAGGCACGCCAACGCGATGTGCACTACAATCTTGTCGATCCAGAGTTGGAACGCCGGGCTATTGAGGCCAATGGCGACCTTGGCCCGAAGGAACTGGTTCAATTGAACGCATTGCAGTGA
- a CDS encoding zinc-dependent alcohol dehydrogenase, with the protein MVTLTLSELSMLAGEIYQPNSIRLIDVPAAATASDVPAGQILFEPQLACLCGSDLLYYEADNPGYMPHVGQSLHEMIGRVVETTGDKFAVGDRVLAVPIEHYGFYGRYWVDQARAVAVDPRCSDAAAVLAQPLGTVLFALRRIPSVLARRVMLFGAGPMGQLFIRVLKLFGAAEIIVVDPVRDRLDLALAGGATQVIHGTAAQAAAEAASMPGGGPDLVIEAVGHRQQVLNECIAACRPEGEILFFGVPPIEANGIKLKEMFWKNLRMYTSVGPSFEIDFSLAMKMVAERTIDVEPLVSHRMPIDQIQEAYDMFATRREGAMKVFLDFPAYQA; encoded by the coding sequence GTGGTAACGCTAACGCTATCGGAACTCAGCATGCTCGCCGGTGAAATCTACCAACCCAATTCGATTCGTTTGATCGATGTGCCCGCTGCCGCGACAGCTTCGGATGTCCCAGCGGGTCAAATTCTGTTTGAGCCTCAGTTGGCCTGCCTGTGTGGCAGCGACCTTCTGTATTACGAGGCCGACAATCCCGGCTACATGCCTCACGTCGGCCAATCGCTGCACGAGATGATCGGCCGCGTTGTCGAGACGACGGGCGACAAGTTTGCCGTCGGCGATCGGGTGCTCGCTGTGCCGATCGAACACTACGGTTTCTATGGCCGCTACTGGGTCGATCAAGCCCGCGCGGTTGCCGTCGATCCGCGTTGCAGCGATGCCGCTGCCGTGCTGGCTCAGCCGTTGGGAACGGTTCTGTTTGCGCTCCGCCGGATTCCGTCGGTGCTCGCGCGCCGCGTGATGCTGTTTGGCGCCGGACCGATGGGCCAGTTGTTCATTCGCGTTTTGAAGTTGTTTGGTGCCGCGGAGATCATCGTTGTCGATCCGGTACGCGATCGCTTGGATCTCGCGTTGGCCGGCGGTGCGACTCAGGTGATCCATGGCACCGCGGCCCAAGCGGCTGCCGAAGCTGCCTCGATGCCCGGTGGCGGTCCCGATCTGGTGATCGAAGCGGTTGGGCATCGTCAACAAGTACTCAACGAATGTATCGCCGCATGCCGCCCCGAAGGGGAGATCCTGTTTTTTGGCGTGCCGCCGATCGAAGCGAACGGGATCAAGCTGAAGGAGATGTTCTGGAAGAATCTGCGGATGTACACCAGCGTCGGCCCCAGCTTTGAGATCGATTTCTCGCTGGCGATGAAAATGGTCGCCGAGCGGACGATCGATGTCGAACCGTTGGTATCGCATCGGATGCCGATCGATCAGATCCAAGAAGCGTACGACATGTTTGCCACGCGACGCGAGGGAGCGATGAAGGTCTTCCTCGATTTCCCCGCGTACCAAGCATGA
- a CDS encoding arylsulfatase, with product MPSIVDPGFSRDTRSRATKSQLCTLMSCKSLLAAVAMLWVTTSLAAADSPTPPNVVFILADDLGYRELGSFGQQLIKTPHLDKLAKQGMRLTQHYSGNAVCAPSRCVLMTGKHPGHAVVRSNKSTPPEGQWPIPDSDITLAELLSGEGYATGAFGKWGLGGPDSSGEPLRQGVQRFFGYNCQSHAHSYYPSYLWDDDQHVKLNNHPPVSGHIGFADGDDPSDPASYARFKGQDYAPDRINAQALQFVKDNKDKPFFLYYPTVIPHVALHVPDEELKQYHDLGWQDPPFVRDGGYGYTPHFTPRAAYAAMITRMDRYIGNILNLLDELQLSDNTIVIFSSDNGTTHLGKEVDYTFFRSVGELRGLKGSLYEGGVRVPTLVRWPGKIPAGSQSDYVSGFEDWIPTLMELIGKPEDVPEGLDGISIAPTLLGKSQEERPYLYREFPSYGGQQTIRVGDFKAVRQNMSKGNLEIELYNIREDSGEQNNIAAEHPELVAQLAQQMEAVRTPSKIFPLIPLDAPARKAKKR from the coding sequence ATGCCTTCGATCGTCGATCCAGGATTCTCGCGCGACACCCGCTCCCGCGCGACTAAATCGCAGCTGTGCACGCTGATGTCTTGCAAGAGTCTGTTGGCCGCAGTGGCGATGCTGTGGGTGACGACTTCGCTTGCCGCAGCCGATTCGCCAACGCCACCGAACGTTGTCTTTATCCTTGCCGACGACCTCGGCTATCGCGAACTCGGCAGCTTTGGGCAGCAATTAATCAAGACGCCGCATCTGGACAAACTCGCGAAGCAAGGGATGCGACTGACTCAGCACTACTCGGGCAACGCCGTCTGCGCCCCGTCGCGATGCGTGTTGATGACCGGAAAACATCCCGGCCATGCCGTGGTGCGGAGCAACAAATCGACGCCGCCCGAAGGGCAATGGCCGATCCCCGACAGCGACATCACGCTCGCTGAATTGCTTTCGGGCGAAGGCTACGCCACCGGAGCGTTTGGGAAATGGGGACTCGGCGGTCCCGATTCCTCTGGAGAGCCGCTGCGTCAGGGAGTTCAACGCTTCTTCGGATACAACTGCCAATCGCACGCCCACAGTTACTATCCGTCTTACCTTTGGGACGACGACCAACATGTCAAACTGAACAACCATCCTCCGGTCTCCGGCCACATCGGGTTTGCCGATGGCGACGACCCCAGCGATCCGGCCAGCTACGCTCGTTTCAAGGGACAGGATTACGCGCCCGACCGCATCAACGCGCAGGCGTTACAGTTTGTGAAGGACAACAAAGATAAACCGTTCTTCTTGTATTACCCGACAGTGATTCCGCACGTCGCGTTGCACGTTCCCGATGAAGAGCTGAAACAGTATCACGATTTGGGCTGGCAGGATCCGCCGTTTGTCCGCGATGGCGGATATGGGTACACGCCTCACTTCACGCCGCGAGCGGCATATGCGGCGATGATCACTCGGATGGATCGCTACATCGGCAACATCTTGAACCTGTTGGACGAACTGCAGCTGAGCGACAACACGATCGTCATCTTCAGCAGCGACAACGGCACGACACATCTGGGCAAAGAGGTCGATTACACGTTCTTCCGCAGCGTTGGTGAACTGCGCGGCTTGAAGGGCTCGCTGTACGAAGGAGGCGTTCGCGTGCCGACGCTTGTCCGTTGGCCCGGCAAGATCCCGGCGGGATCGCAGAGCGATTATGTCAGCGGATTCGAAGACTGGATCCCGACGCTGATGGAGCTGATCGGCAAACCGGAAGACGTTCCAGAGGGCTTGGATGGGATCAGCATCGCCCCGACGCTGTTGGGAAAATCGCAGGAAGAACGTCCCTATTTGTATCGCGAATTCCCTAGCTATGGCGGCCAGCAGACGATCCGCGTCGGCGACTTTAAAGCGGTTCGGCAGAACATGAGTAAAGGGAATTTGGAGATCGAGCTGTACAATATTCGCGAGGACAGCGGCGAACAGAACAACATCGCCGCGGAGCATCCCGAATTGGTTGCCCAATTAGCGCAGCAGATGGAAGCGGTCCGAACGCCTTCGAAGATCTTCCCCTTGATCCCGTTGGACGCCCCTGCACGGAAAGCGAAGAAGCGTTAG
- a CDS encoding RluA family pseudouridine synthase yields the protein MDVIWEDNYALVVNKPNGLLTTAARGVESLEIQLLEFFKQRSGEESPYVGMPHRIDRPVSGAVLIGKTRSATKQFCAQFQSRKIEKTYVAIVSGTPTEPTGTWRDWMRKISDRAEAEIVDAEHPEAKQAILNYELLASVGELSCLRIGLETGRTHQIRLQAAHRGFPIVGDSLYGSQIDFGPQSTEPRKRPIALHARRIVFRHPKNGKATSVLVDVPEVWRTLGFHEVLKEGELCG from the coding sequence ATGGACGTTATCTGGGAAGACAATTACGCGCTGGTGGTGAACAAGCCCAATGGGCTGCTGACGACCGCCGCTCGAGGCGTCGAATCGCTGGAGATCCAGCTGCTGGAGTTTTTCAAACAGCGGAGCGGCGAAGAATCGCCTTACGTGGGGATGCCTCATCGCATCGACCGCCCGGTCAGCGGAGCGGTCCTGATCGGCAAGACGCGATCGGCGACGAAGCAGTTCTGCGCTCAATTCCAATCGCGGAAGATCGAAAAGACCTACGTCGCGATCGTCTCCGGAACGCCCACCGAACCGACGGGGACTTGGCGCGACTGGATGCGGAAAATTTCGGACCGCGCCGAGGCGGAGATCGTCGACGCGGAGCACCCCGAGGCGAAGCAAGCGATCTTAAATTATGAGCTGCTGGCCAGCGTGGGCGAACTCTCCTGCTTGCGGATCGGGCTGGAAACCGGTCGCACCCACCAGATTCGACTGCAGGCGGCGCACCGTGGATTTCCGATCGTCGGCGATAGCCTGTATGGCAGTCAAATCGATTTTGGGCCACAATCAACGGAGCCACGCAAACGCCCGATCGCTTTGCATGCCCGCCGAATCGTCTTCCGCCACCCCAAGAATGGCAAAGCCACGTCGGTGCTGGTCGACGTTCCCGAAGTCTGGCGGACGCTCGGCTTCCACGAGGTGTTAAAGGAAGGCGAGCTGTGCGGTTAA
- a CDS encoding putative molybdenum carrier protein → MTQAVFSHVPQRIVSGGQTGVDRGALDAAIALGIPHGGWCPRGRLSEDGQIPARYDLTEHASPRYKDRTLQNVLDSDATLILYCDTLRGGTRLTQRYAVDAGKPQLAVAIDDEWSVESLHRWLYQYQPLTLNIAGPRESNFPGVQVLSCEAVLRIFASSH, encoded by the coding sequence ATGACCCAAGCCGTCTTCTCCCACGTTCCGCAACGCATCGTTTCGGGAGGCCAAACGGGAGTGGACCGCGGAGCGTTGGATGCGGCGATCGCGCTCGGAATCCCGCATGGCGGATGGTGTCCGCGCGGCCGGTTGTCAGAGGACGGCCAGATCCCCGCTCGCTACGATCTGACCGAACACGCGTCCCCGCGTTACAAAGACCGCACGCTGCAGAACGTCCTCGACAGCGATGCCACTCTGATCCTCTACTGCGACACGCTGCGCGGTGGCACGCGATTGACGCAGCGGTACGCAGTCGATGCGGGCAAGCCGCAGCTAGCGGTCGCAATCGACGACGAATGGTCGGTCGAAAGCCTCCACCGTTGGCTGTACCAGTATCAACCTCTGACGCTGAATATCGCCGGTCCGCGAGAGAGCAATTTTCCTGGCGTGCAGGTGCTCAGCTGCGAAGCCGTCTTGCGGATTTTCGCCTCCAGCCACTGA
- a CDS encoding SLC13 family permease → MMFSCPKSIMLPGGVIVAALVGAGCSFAGLEAPACWCAATATLCAMWWIFEVLPIAATALLPFIVFPMTGVLDHRTVATAYGHTMILLLMGGFLLSAAMERSGAHRRLAMIMVRAVGGRGERRIVLGFMLATAMLSMWISNTATTLMMLPIAMAVLERHACNGLRVPLLLGIAYSASVGGMGTPVGTPPNAMFMGFYEEKLGRSLAFVDWMVIAVPIVAILLPIIWLWLTRNLKSDAIFEMPDVGAWRSAEVRVLIVFGLTALAWITRTTPFDGWSYWIGATTPNDAGGITSLVGDSTVALAATLALFIIPSGGEVKGPLLDWETAERIPWGILLLFGGGLALAKGFDASGLSTVIGDSLAVLASMPPILVIGGVCLLVTFLTEITSGTATTALLLPILASTAIAADVPAEMIMIPGTISASCAFMLPVATAPNTIVYGAGGLSTGVMARTGLVLNLIAVCVITTFCWLMLS, encoded by the coding sequence ATGATGTTCTCTTGCCCGAAATCGATCATGCTGCCTGGCGGCGTGATCGTTGCGGCTCTGGTGGGTGCCGGCTGTTCTTTTGCCGGTCTTGAAGCCCCGGCATGCTGGTGTGCCGCGACGGCAACGCTGTGCGCTATGTGGTGGATCTTTGAAGTCCTGCCGATCGCCGCGACAGCACTGCTGCCGTTTATCGTCTTTCCTATGACCGGCGTTCTAGACCATCGGACCGTCGCGACAGCGTATGGGCATACGATGATCCTGTTGCTGATGGGCGGGTTTCTGCTGTCGGCGGCGATGGAACGCAGCGGAGCTCACCGGCGGCTGGCGATGATTATGGTCCGCGCGGTGGGAGGCCGCGGCGAGCGGCGGATCGTGCTGGGCTTCATGCTGGCCACGGCGATGCTGTCGATGTGGATCAGCAACACCGCCACGACGCTGATGATGCTGCCAATCGCGATGGCGGTGCTGGAACGTCACGCCTGCAACGGTTTGCGAGTTCCCCTGCTGTTGGGAATCGCTTATTCCGCATCGGTCGGCGGCATGGGAACGCCCGTCGGGACTCCGCCCAACGCGATGTTCATGGGCTTCTATGAAGAGAAGCTCGGCCGCTCGCTGGCCTTTGTTGACTGGATGGTCATCGCGGTGCCGATCGTCGCGATTTTGTTGCCGATCATCTGGCTGTGGCTGACCCGCAATCTGAAGTCCGACGCCATCTTCGAGATGCCCGACGTCGGCGCTTGGCGAAGTGCGGAGGTCCGCGTCCTGATCGTCTTCGGCCTGACCGCCTTGGCTTGGATCACGCGGACGACGCCGTTTGACGGTTGGTCGTATTGGATCGGAGCGACGACGCCCAACGACGCCGGTGGAATCACATCGCTGGTCGGCGATTCGACCGTCGCATTGGCGGCGACGCTCGCTCTGTTCATCATCCCTTCAGGCGGCGAGGTGAAGGGCCCGCTGTTGGATTGGGAGACGGCGGAGCGGATCCCTTGGGGCATCCTGCTGTTGTTCGGCGGCGGGCTTGCGTTGGCCAAAGGCTTCGACGCCTCGGGACTTTCCACAGTGATCGGCGACTCGCTGGCGGTACTCGCCTCGATGCCACCGATCCTGGTGATCGGCGGCGTCTGTTTGTTGGTCACCTTCCTAACCGAGATCACCAGCGGCACGGCAACGACCGCATTGCTGTTACCGATCCTCGCGAGCACGGCGATCGCCGCCGATGTGCCAGCGGAAATGATCATGATCCCGGGAACGATTAGCGCCAGTTGCGCCTTCATGCTGCCGGTCGCAACCGCTCCCAATACGATCGTCTACGGTGCCGGTGGGCTTTCGACTGGCGTGATGGCTCGCACGGGATTGGTGCTGAACTTGATCGCCGTCTGTGTCATCACAACCTTTTGTTGGTTGATGCTGTCGTAA
- a CDS encoding solute:sodium symporter family transporter, with the protein MVTILSFLFFTGLVGLITWWITHKDDHATSSGYFLGGRSLTFPLIAGSLLLTNLSTEQMVGLNGAAFNDGLCVMVWEVVCVVALVFMAWFFLPRFLKSGVATVPQYLEIRFDHTTQVITNLIFLVAYVGILLPIILYSGATGMIGILDVPSMLGDLPERVGMSTDSFALWLIVWAVGIIGSIYALFGGLRTVAVSDTINGIGLLVGGFMITGYALAQIGDGDGIAKGAELLMDQQRERFNSVGGPESSVPFSTIFSGIFLLNLFYWTTNQQIIQRTFGASSLAEGQKGVLLTGALKLLGPLYLVIPGMIAYHIFSGEDIKADQAYGMLVNRVLPAHLTGFFAAAMIGAILSSFNSALNSSCTLFSLGLYKSVLRKDATEAQVVRSGKIFGWIVAVIAMAIAPLLAQTDSIFGFLQKMNGMYFIPIFAVVLVGMLSRRVPASAAKIALLAGFGIIAVGYFVEPFDKIVASMHEFHFLGCVFAWLVILMLVIGEIWPRETEFVQEDVGAVDMTPWRFAVPAGLVLIAIVLLIYQRFADFSVLVP; encoded by the coding sequence ATGGTCACGATCCTTTCGTTTTTGTTCTTCACTGGACTTGTCGGTCTGATCACTTGGTGGATCACGCACAAAGATGACCACGCCACCAGCAGCGGCTACTTTTTAGGTGGCCGCTCGCTGACGTTCCCCTTGATCGCCGGTTCGTTGCTGCTGACCAACCTGTCGACCGAGCAGATGGTGGGACTCAATGGAGCCGCTTTTAACGACGGCTTGTGCGTGATGGTTTGGGAAGTCGTCTGCGTGGTGGCACTTGTCTTCATGGCTTGGTTTTTCCTGCCTCGCTTTTTGAAGAGCGGCGTCGCCACGGTGCCGCAGTACCTCGAGATCCGCTTCGACCACACGACCCAGGTGATCACGAACCTGATCTTCTTGGTCGCTTACGTCGGGATCTTGTTGCCGATCATTTTGTACAGCGGAGCGACTGGGATGATTGGGATCCTGGACGTTCCGTCGATGTTAGGCGATCTGCCCGAGCGGGTCGGGATGTCGACCGATTCGTTTGCGTTGTGGTTGATCGTTTGGGCAGTCGGAATCATCGGTTCGATCTACGCACTGTTCGGCGGGCTGCGAACCGTCGCGGTCTCCGACACGATCAACGGCATCGGATTGCTGGTCGGCGGTTTTATGATCACCGGATACGCGTTGGCTCAGATCGGCGATGGCGATGGGATCGCCAAAGGGGCGGAATTGCTGATGGATCAACAGCGCGAGCGTTTCAATTCGGTCGGCGGCCCCGAATCCTCGGTCCCCTTCAGCACGATCTTCTCGGGGATCTTCCTGCTGAATCTGTTCTACTGGACCACCAACCAACAGATCATCCAGCGAACGTTTGGTGCCAGCAGCCTCGCCGAAGGACAAAAAGGTGTGCTGTTGACCGGTGCCCTGAAGTTGCTCGGCCCGCTCTATTTGGTCATCCCCGGCATGATCGCCTACCACATTTTCAGCGGCGAGGACATCAAAGCCGACCAAGCGTACGGGATGTTGGTCAACCGCGTGTTGCCCGCGCACCTGACCGGATTTTTTGCTGCGGCGATGATCGGCGCGATCTTGTCGAGCTTTAATTCGGCGCTCAACAGTTCCTGCACGCTGTTCAGCCTGGGACTTTACAAGAGCGTGCTTCGCAAGGATGCCACCGAAGCCCAGGTCGTTCGTTCGGGCAAGATCTTCGGCTGGATCGTGGCTGTGATTGCGATGGCGATCGCACCGCTGTTGGCTCAAACGGACAGCATCTTCGGCTTCCTCCAGAAGATGAACGGGATGTATTTCATTCCGATCTTTGCCGTCGTGTTGGTGGGAATGCTCTCCCGCCGCGTCCCCGCGTCGGCCGCGAAGATCGCTCTGCTGGCGGGCTTCGGCATCATCGCGGTCGGCTACTTTGTCGAACCGTTCGACAAGATCGTCGCGTCGATGCACGAGTTCCATTTCCTGGGATGCGTCTTCGCTTGGTTGGTGATCCTGATGCTGGTGATCGGCGAAATCTGGCCGCGTGAAACGGAGTTTGTGCAAGAGGATGTGGGGGCCGTCGACATGACCCCATGGCGTTTTGCGGTCCCCGCCGGCTTGGTGCTGATCGCGATCGTGCTGCTGATCTATCAACGCTTCGCCGACTTCTCGGTGCTTGTACCTTAG
- a CDS encoding menaquinone biosynthetic enzyme MqnA/MqnD family protein codes for MDKLRIGAVSYLNTKPLVYGIQQRLPGAEVVFDLPSRLADQLHAGQLDVALIPSVEYFRHADDYEIVSDACIACRGPVWSVRLLSRVPVPEIKTLALDEGSRTSAALVQVLLKQQYGLTPELHPLPIDASPDTLSTDAVLLIGDRAMHPTTGLYQEIWDLGDRWCSWSKLPFVFAMWIGRRGVDHRELADALQHCRDAGMEHLQQLATEHAGTHGLTVSDCFAYLSRYLHFTLGDEERQGLELYRSEATKLGLIAS; via the coding sequence ATGGACAAACTTCGCATCGGTGCGGTCTCTTATCTGAACACCAAGCCGTTGGTCTATGGAATCCAGCAGCGGTTGCCGGGAGCGGAGGTTGTCTTCGATCTTCCCAGCCGATTGGCCGATCAATTGCACGCCGGACAATTGGATGTCGCCCTGATTCCTTCGGTCGAATATTTCCGTCACGCCGACGATTACGAAATCGTTTCGGACGCCTGCATCGCCTGTCGCGGACCGGTTTGGAGCGTGCGACTGTTGAGCCGCGTGCCGGTCCCCGAGATCAAGACGCTCGCGTTGGATGAAGGGAGCCGCACCAGTGCGGCGCTGGTCCAAGTGCTGCTGAAGCAACAGTACGGTCTGACCCCCGAACTGCATCCGCTGCCGATCGATGCCAGCCCCGATACCCTTTCGACCGACGCCGTGTTATTGATCGGCGATCGGGCGATGCACCCGACGACGGGACTGTATCAAGAGATCTGGGACCTTGGGGATCGCTGGTGCAGTTGGAGCAAGCTGCCGTTTGTGTTTGCGATGTGGATCGGCCGCCGCGGCGTCGACCATCGCGAACTCGCCGACGCGTTGCAGCACTGCCGCGACGCGGGGATGGAGCACTTGCAACAACTGGCGACCGAACACGCGGGGACGCATGGGCTGACAGTCAGCGACTGTTTCGCGTATCTTTCCCGTTATCTCCACTTCACCCTCGGCGACGAAGAACGCCAAGGGCTGGAACTGTACCGCAGCGAAGCGACCAAACTGGGGCTGATCGCTTCTTAG